One stretch of Deltaproteobacteria bacterium DNA includes these proteins:
- a CDS encoding DUF6485 family protein, translating into MECNSQKNLQTCNCTYTPCPRKGICCECIAYHLRMRELPACCFPEAAEAAYDRSFECFSRLVQAGKV; encoded by the coding sequence ATGGAATGCAACAGCCAAAAGAATCTACAAACATGCAATTGCACATATACTCCGTGTCCCCGCAAAGGGATATGCTGTGAGTGTATTGCCTATCATCTGAGGATGAGGGAACTCCCGGCCTGCTGTTTTCCTGAAGCGGCGGAGGCCGCATATGATCGTTCTTTTGAATGCTTTTCGAGGCTTGTCCAGGCGGGAAAGGTGTGA